The Patescibacteria group bacterium genome includes the window TTCATAATTAATTTGGTTGCAGTGATCAAAGATTAGTAGCGGTCCTGCCAATTTTATGATACAATTTACTTGAGGACCAAAATAAATTATAAGGCAATACCGTGGGAAGACAAATCGTAAAATCTACAAACTGGGCATATATCGCTGGTTTTTTGGATGGTGATGGAAGCATTATGGTGCAAATAAAAAACCGTTTATCTAAAAGCGGTTTACGTATTATGTTCACCATCTGCTTTTATCAAGACAGCCGTCACAAAGAACCCTTGGAATGGATTCAGAGTATATTAGGTATTGGGTATTTATCCGACCGAAAAGATAATATTACAGAATTGAGGATTAATGGATATAATCAAGTAGAAAGAATCTTGAAAAAGTTACAACCTTTTATTAAATTTAAGGCAAAACAAGTAAAGATTGTTCTACGGATTTTATCTTTAATCTCTGGTCGAAGAATTACTCAAATTACCAAAAGCGAACGATTGAAAATTGTCCAATTGATTATCAAGCTAAGAAACGAAAATTATTATTCTAGTCAGAGAGATGATGAGAATAAATTGAAAAGATTGCTAGATTTTTAAGATTTGTCCCCGTAACGACTTTTCCTTAAGAGGAAGGGTGGTAGGTACCTGATAATCAGGATTTAAACTACTACAATATGTTGGCCCCCGTAAAATACGGGGTGAAGATATAGTCTAAGCTTATAGAAATATAAGAATAACTTGACGAGAGGACCGAGAAGGACGAATCTCTAGTGTACCAGTTGTTCCACCAGGGGCATTGCTGGGTAGCTACGTTCGGTTTGGATAAGCGCTGAAAGCATATAAGCGCGAAGCCGTCCCTAAGATTAGGTATCATTCAGATTCCTGGAAGATGACCAGGTTAATAGGC containing:
- a CDS encoding LAGLIDADG family homing endonuclease yields the protein MGRQIVKSTNWAYIAGFLDGDGSIMVQIKNRLSKSGLRIMFTICFYQDSRHKEPLEWIQSILGIGYLSDRKDNITELRINGYNQVERILKKLQPFIKFKAKQVKIVLRILSLISGRRITQITKSERLKIVQLIIKLRNENYYSSQRDDENKLKRLLDF